One window of the Xiphias gladius isolate SHS-SW01 ecotype Sanya breed wild chromosome 11, ASM1685928v1, whole genome shotgun sequence genome contains the following:
- the jag1b gene encoding protein jagged-1b: protein MILRRGSVVAAFLLCFLAKVSEGSGQFELQILSTHNVNGELLSGMCCDGTRTTADRKCTRDECDTFFKVCLKEYQSRVSAAGPCSFGMGSTPVLGGNTFSFKSSVRNDKSRIVLPFSFAWPRSYTLIVEALDFNNETSGADGKLIEKASHSGMINPSPHWQKLTHNGPVAQFEYQIRVSCDEHYYGFGCNKFCRPRDEFFGHYTCDYNGNKTCLEGWSGPDCNTAICRQGCSTEHGSCKEPGGCKCLYGWQGQYCDKCIPHPGCVHGTCVEPWQCLCDTNWGGHLCDKDLNYCGTHQPCLNGGTCINTGPDKYQCTCAEGYSGATCERAEHACLSNPCSNGGSCSETSQGYECQCALGWSGPSCTINVDDCSPNPCNHGGTCQDLVNGYKCHCPSQWTGKTCLIDANECDSKPCVNANSCRNLIGGYFCECVPGWMGQNCDININDCKDQCQNGGTCKDLVNGYRCVCPPGFAGEHCERDIDECASSPCLNGGRCQDEVNGFQCLCLAGFSGNLCQLDIDYCSPNPCQNGAPCFNLATDYYCACPEDYEGKNCSHLKDHCRTTTCKVIDSCTVAVASNSTPGGERYISSNVCGPHGRCRSQAGGQFSCECQEGFRGTYCHENINDCESNPCRNGGTCIDKVSVYQCICGDGWEGDHCEINIDDCSTNPCHNGGTCRDLVTDFFCECKNGWKGKTCHSRESQCDEATCNNGGTCHDEGDTFQCKCSPGWEGTTCNIAKNSSCLPNPCENGGTCVVAGESFTCVCKEGWEGPTCTQNTNDCSPHPCYNSGTCVDGDNWYRCECAPGFAGPDCRININECQSSPCAFGSTCVDEINGYRCLCPPDRTGPHCQEVTRKPCSVNGHITPDGVKWDEDCNTCHCSNGKVVCTKMWCGPTSCKLGAKGRGGCPSGQSCVPIREGHCFVKPCPDSGECWRSNPPPPSTKCHPSSSYQDNSCANITFTFNKEIMPRGLTVEEVCKQLRHLYVVKNFSLEHSVSITCDPSFSASNEIHVCISTEDNRLDRSPIKEITDRIIDLVSKRNANNTIISAIAEVRVPSPSKTDYLVPLLSSIFIVIWVLVLVSILLWCMRRRRKQSNHNGTSAAGSEDNTTNNVREQLNQIKNPIEKHVGLTVAIKDYENKNSIIAKIRTNHPEGDEDDKERHLQKGRFAKQPAYTLVERDEKAPISNPNSTSKHANWTNKQDNRDLETANSINRMDYIV, encoded by the exons AGGTCCTACACTTTGATAGTAGAAGCCTTGGACTTCAACAATGAAACCAGTG GTGCAGATGGGAAGTTGATAGAGAAAGCCTCTCATTCCGGCATGATCAACCCTAGTCCGCATTGGCAGAAGCTGACTCACAACGGCCCCGTGGCCCAGTTTGAGTACCAGATCCGGGTCAGCTGTGATGAGCATTATTACGGCTTCGGCTGCAACAAGTTTTGTCGCCCCAGGGATGAGTTCTTTGGACATTACACATGCGACTACAATGGAAACAAGACCTGTCTGGAAGGCTGGTCGGGACCTGACTGCAACACAG CTATATGTCGACAAGGCTGCAGCACTGAACATGGATCGTGTAAGGAGCCAGGTGGATGCAA GTGTCTATATGGCTGGCAGGGCCAGTATTGTGACAAGTGCATCCCCCACCCAGGCTGTGTACATGGCACCTGTGTCGAGCCCTGGCAGTGTCTATGCGACACCAACTGGGGCGGCCACCTTTGCGATAAAG ATCTGAACTACTGTGGCACTCACCAGCCATGCCTGAATGGAGGGACATGTATCAACACAGGACCTGACAAGTACCAGTGTACCTGCGCTGAGGGTTACTCTGGTGCCACCTGTGAGAGAG CGGAACATGCCTGTCTGTCCAATCCATGCTCAAATGGAGGGAGCTGCTCAGAAACCAGTCAAGGCTACGAATGTCAGTGTGCGCTCGGATGGAGCGGCCCCTCCTGCACTATCA ATGTTGATGACTGCTCTCCAAACCCCTGTAACCACGGAGGTACCTGCCAGGATCTGGTCAACGGTTACAAGTGTCACTGTCCCTCACAGTGGACAGGGAAGACGTGTTTGATAG ATGCCAACGAATGCGATAGCAAGCCCTGTGTCAATGCCAACTCGTGCCGCAACCTGATTGGTGGATACTTCTGCGAGTGTGTCCCTGGTTGGATGGGGCAGAACTGCGACATCA ATATAAACGACTGCAAGGACCAGTGCCAGAATGGGGGAACTTGCAAG GACTTGGTAAACGGCTATCGTTGCGTGTGCCCCCCGGGCTTTGCCGGTGAGCACTGTGAAAGAGACATAGATGAGTGTGCGAGCTCACCGTGTCTGAACGGCGGCCGCTGTCAGGACGAAGTGAACGGCTTCCAGTGCCTGTGTCTGGCTGGCTTCTCAGGAAATCTCTGCCAG CTGGATATTGATTACTGCTCGCCCAACCCGTGTCAGAATGGAGCGCCTTGCTTCAACCTGGCAACCGACTACTACTGCGCTTGCCCAGAGGACTACGAGGGCAAAAACTGCTCCCACCTCAAAGACCACTGTCGCACCACCACATGTAAAG TGATCGACAGCTGCACAGTCGCCGTGGCGTCCAACAGCACACCAGGAGGAGAGCGCTACATTTCGTCGAATGTGTGTGGACCTCACGGACGCTGCCGAAGCCAGGCTGGAGGCCAGTTCAGCTGCGAATGCCAGGAGGGCTTCAGAGGCACCTACTGTCACGAGA acaTCAACGACTGTGAGAGTAATCCATGCCGCAATGGAGGCACCTGTATCGACAAAGTCAGCGTGTACCAGTGCATCTGCGGCGACGGCTGGGAGGGCGACCACTGCGAGATCA ACATTGATGACTGCAGCACAAACCCCTGTCATAATGGAGGAACATGTCGAGACCTGGTGACTGATTTCTTCTGCGAGTGCAAGAATGGCTGGAAGGGAAAGACGTGCCACTCCc GTGAAAGTCAGTGCGATGAAGCCACATGCAACAATGGAGGCACCTGCCACGACGAGGGCGACACGTTCCAGTGCAAGTGTTCACCAGGGTGGGAGGGTACGACGTGCAACATAG ccAAAAACTCAAGTTGTCTACCAAACCCGTGTGAGAATGGAGGTACCTGTGTGGTTGCTGGGGAGTCGTTCACCTGCGTCTGCAAGGAAGGCTGGGAGGGTCCCACGTGCACCCAGA ataCCAACGACTGCAGTCCCCACCCATG CTACAACAGCGGAACCTGCGTCGACGGGGATAACTGGTACCGCTGCGAGTGCGCCCCGGGCTTCGCGGGTCCAGACTGTCGGATCA ATATTAATGAGTGCCAGTCCTCACCGTGTGCCTTTGGCTCCACCTGTGTGGATGAGATCAATGGATATCGCTGCTTGTGTCCACCCGACCGGACTGGGCCCCACTGTCAAGAAG TGACAAGAAAACCTTGCTCTGTTAACGGACACATCACCCCTGATGGAGTCAAATGGGACGAAGATTGCAACACTTGCCACTGTTCCAATGGGAAAGTTGTGTGCACAAAG ATGTGGTGTGGTCCTACGTCATGCAAACTGGGTGCCAAAGGTCGAGGCGGGTGTCCTTCAGGTCAGAGCTGCGTCCCCATCAGGGAGGGCCACTGCTTTGTGAAGCCCTGCCCGGACTCTGGAGAGTGCTGGCGCTCCAACCCTCCCCCACCTTCCACCAAATGCCACCCCAGCTCCAGTTACCAGGACAACAGCTGCGCCAACATCACCTTCACCTTCAACAAGGAGATCATGCCTCGA GGCTTGACTGTGGAGGAAGTGTGTAAGCAGCTGAGGCACTTGTACGTAGTGAAGAATTTCTCCTTGGAGCACTCTGTGTCCATAACCTGTGACCCCTCATTCTCAGCCAGCAACGAGATCCACGTCTGCATC TCTACTGAAGACAATCGCTTGGACCGGAGCCCCATTAAAGAGATCACAGACAGGATCATCGACCTGGTTAGCAAACGCAACGCAAACAATACCATCATCTCCGCCATTGCAGAAGTGCGTGTGCCAAGCCCCAGCAAAACTG ACTACCTTGTGCCCCTCCTCAGTTCCATCTTTATTGTCATCTGGGTCCTCGTGCTGGTCTCCATTTTGCTATGGTGCATGCGCCGCCGGCGGAAACAGAGCAACCACAACGGGACATCGGCTGCTGGCTCCGAGGACAACACGACCAACAACGTGCGGGAGCAGCTTAACCAGATTAAGAATCCTATAGAGAAGCACGTGGGCCTCACGGTGGCCATCAAAGACTACGAAAACAAGAACTCCATCATTGCCAAAATAAGGACAAATCATCCCGAGGGGGATGAGGATGACAAGGAGAGGCACTTGCAGAAGGGCCGCTTTGCCAAACAGCCAGCATACACACTGGTGGAGAGGGACGAGAAGGCGCCCATCTCCAATCCCAACTCTACATCCAAACATGCTAATTGGACTAATAAACAGGACAACAGAGACTTGGAGACAGCAAACAGCATAAACAGGATGGACTACATTGTATAG